One region of Triticum aestivum cultivar Chinese Spring chromosome 6B, IWGSC CS RefSeq v2.1, whole genome shotgun sequence genomic DNA includes:
- the LOC123135072 gene encoding uncharacterized protein, translating to MSLPKLEIFVKDVDEAREEIFRVLPMMDRSVRIIYFDGWGGFGVSAVLRSIAKVLPSVRTAPELCFDRIIHIDCSEWKSERTMQTLIAEELKLDHSVISILDKQDEDDDFSGVDESSRDRIERVGLMINQALRGSKFMMIFLNGSDVEFDMGAFGPPFARFSDNMMIWAFKKRFLTMNHQHDEIADKLRYTHAYIHPAIIPLTSSVFQAILHEEAAAIVARSPCIVDIDPTMVADCCLYELFLHCNFHTFHWVAHASNCCMCDGIIQGDRARAISVELHGKLNWECDAPLARKFLKRMKPPFLILEDGHVYEQGPYCWISVTSMNMKLHGLQTIPAAASSFFLAFERPDCPLPLPSGLFEHSNNLGVLVLCFCAFSFAAPPFLKSSRLRFLGLDHCIDDQFGDGEDHTEWACLYSLWVLDLRYTDWNEILSEEKMDLMANIKELNIEGTRCWQYTADLQGRLPNLQRLRIIKPTYQWETSRDVGNSFMDKTRIEILDLSGNTEMEVLPTSLSKASGPRVLVLDGCDGVENIDGTGGLPSSIESFSFDGYGPAFEWTPSIELPFKHFCPPTTTETNNRDIKVSKISLAGCKQLKILFLRGLPNLLELDLSGTAIKILDFETMVVQVPGLKRLFLIGCEHLRAINFPGKSDFERNLDLELLYIDTRTGATCHRSTIEENNSSQLQVNAIIADARLVRSLHSLIYYGMNSPRDVCFDIQVTSSPVSVGPVQPEAPCSDKIGHSEEESLNQLVPAHRYSDVSSMIGDASLPMQAFPPPPMKLDRHVEIAEGSDFLESELDKYGGLGGLMDLYAESVHVHDVRVCAIVTPPFWGNKLRHFCVERCSKVDAVFQTSQDGLLELETLWVSHLLMARWICSKGYHFTDGTFRSLQHLHVRSCPSLQFVLPVWFPSFPSLKTLYIIHCSNLKHIFTLDNEHPEEIAVQGVLYSQS from the exons ATGAGTCTTCCTAAATTG gAGATATTTGTGAAAGATGTTGATGAAGCGAGAGAGGAGATATTTCGAGTTCTTCCGATGATGGACCGCAGTGTAAGGATCATCTATTTTGATGGTTGGGGTGGATTTGGGGTGTCGGCAGTTCTGCGATCTATAGCGAAAGTGCTTCCGTCTGTGAGAACCGCTCCAGAACTATGCTTTGACAGAATAATTCATATAGACTGCTCAGAGTGGAAAAGTGAAAGAACAATGCAGACATTAATTGCAGAGGAGCTGAAACTTGACCACTCGGTGATATCCATTCTagacaagcaagatgaagatgatgatttTAGTGGAGTTGATGAAAGTTCAAGGGATAGAATAGAAAGAGTTGGGCTAATGATTAATCAGGCCCTGAGGGGCAgcaaatttatgatgatttttcttaaTGGAAGTGATGTTGAGTTTGACATGGGAGCCTTTGGTCCCCCATTTGCAAGATTTAGTGACAACATGATGATATGGGCCTTCAAAAAAAGATTCCTGACCATGAATCACCAGCATGATGAGATAGCAGACAAGCTAAGATACACTCATGCTTATATCCACCCTGCGATCATACCACTAACAAGTTCAGTGTTTCAAGCAATACTACATGAAGAGGCTGCTGCCATAGTTGCTCGTAGTCCATGTATTGTGGACATCGACCCAACAATGGTTGCAGATTGTTGTCTGTATGAGTTATTCCTGCATTGTAACTTCCACACCTTTCACTGGGTTGCTCATGCTTCCAACTGTTGTATGTGCGATGGGATTATACAAGGGGACAGAGCAAGGGCTATTAGTGTTGAGTTGCATGGAAAGTTAAATTGGGAGTGTGATGCTCCTTTGGCTAGAAAGTTCTTGAAACGTATGAAGCCTCCTTTTCTGATACTTGAAGATGGCCATGTCTATGAACAAGGGCCATACTGCTGGATATCAGTCACATCGATGAATATGAAATTACATGGTTTGCAAACTATACCTGCAGCGGCATCATCTTTCTTCTTGGCATTTGAAAGACCGGATTGCCCATTACCGTTACCAAGTGGCTTGTTTGAGCATTCCAACAACCTTGGTGTGTTAGTTCTCTGTTTTTGTGCCTTCAGTTTTGCGGCACCTCCTTTCCTCAAAAGCAGCCGCCTAAGATTCCTTGGACTGGATCATTGTATAGATGACCAATTTGGTGACGGAGAGGATCATACAGAGTGGGCATGTTTGTATAGCCTCTGGGTGTTAGACCTTCGTTACACAGACTGGAATGAAATATTATCTGAAGAAAAGATGGATCTCATGGCTAATATCAAAGAGCTCAATATAGAGGGAACAAGGTGTTGGCAGTACACCGCTGACTTGCAAGGGCGGCTACCTAACCTTCAAAGGCTCCGAATAATCAAACCAACATATCAGTGGGAGACATCCAGGGATGTTGGTAACTCCTTTATGGATAAGACAAGGATAGAGATACTTGATTTATCAGGTAACACCGAGATGGAAGTTTTGCCGACAAGCCTATCAAAGGCGAGTGGACCTCGAGTGCTTGTACTTGACGGTTGTGATGGGGTGGAAAACATTGATGGCACTGGTGGGCTTCCTTCGTCCATTGAGTCCTTCAGCTTTGATGGTTATGGCCCAGCTTTCGAATGGACACCAAGCATTGAATTACCTTTCAAACATTTTTGTCCACCTACGACAACAGAAACAAATAATAGGGATATCAAAGTCTCCAAGATCTCCTTAGCAGGGTGTAAACAGTTGAAAATTTTGTTCCTGCGTGGGCTACCCAACCTCTTGGAGTTGGACCTCTCTGGAACTGCGATCAAGATACTAGACTTCGAAACTATGGTGGTGCAAGTCCCAGGGCTCAAGCGGCTATTTCTTATTGGATGTGAGCACCTTCGTGCAATAAATTTTCCAGGCAAGAGTGACTTTGAGAGAAATCTGGACCTGGAGTTGCTGTACATAGACACACGAACTGGAGCTACGTGTCATCGGTCAACTATTGAAGAGAACAATTCCTCCCAGTTGCAGGTGAATGCTATAATAGCCGATGCAAGGCTAGTCCGGTCATTGCACTCTTTAATATATTATGGTATGAATAGCCCCAGAGATGTTTGTTTTGATATCCAAGTCACCTCCTCACCTGTGTCTGTTGGGCCTGTTCAACCGGAAGCACCATGCAGTGATAAGATTGGTCATTCTGAAGAAGAGAGCCTGAATCAGCTTGTTCCAGCACACCGATACAGCGATGTCAGTAGCATGATTGGTGATGCCTCACTCCCAATGCAGGCTTTCCCGCCTCCGCCTATGAAGTTGGATCGGCATGTCGAGATCGCTGAAGGGAGTGATTTCTTGGAGAGCGAGTTGGACAAATATGGAGGTCTAGGTGGCCTGATGGATTTATACGCTGAATCGGTGCACGTGCATGATGTCCGGGTATGTGCTATTGTGACTCCTCCATTTTGGGGGAACAAGCTTAGGCACTTCTGCGTTGAGAGGTGCTCCAAGGTGGATGCGGTCTTCCAAACGAGCCAGGACGGATTGCTGGAGCTAGAGACTTTGTGGGTGTCGCATCTCCTAATGGCCCGTTGGATCTGCAGTAAAGGCTACCACTTCACCGATGGTACTTTCAGAAGTTTGCAGCACCTACATGTGCGCTCCTGCCCCAGCCTCCAGTTTGTGCTCCCGGTGTGGTTCCCCTCCTTCCCTAGCTTGAAGACACTATACATTATCCACTGCAGCAACCTCAAGCACATCTTCACACTGGACAATGAGCACCCAGAAGAAATAGCCGTCCAGGGTGTACTATATTCCCAAAGCTGA